A part of Desulfobacter sp. genomic DNA contains:
- a CDS encoding glycyl-radical enzyme activating protein codes for MAMGKLFAIKKYAIHDGPAIRTTVFFKGCPLSCAWCHNPEGMSPEVDLVWLKDRCAGCGQCLQECRAGALTLEQETIVRDRVRCTGCGHCADVCPALAHEVSGWEAEAAQVMDEVKKDMLFYDQSGGGVTFSGGDPLFQPEFLSELLRACGELGIHRTVDTCAHTTPAQIKDIAALTDLFLIDIKHMDTAAHKRFTGAGNGQILENIRLLAGMKKEIRFRIPLIEGVNSDAANIAETGAFIADAAPGSRVDLLPYHRLAGSKYAKLGMAMVHGEFSAQFNTPGQDRLKYCAQQLEGFGLKVTLGG; via the coding sequence ATGGCCATGGGGAAACTGTTTGCCATAAAAAAATATGCCATCCATGACGGCCCTGCCATCAGGACCACGGTGTTTTTCAAGGGCTGCCCCCTGAGTTGCGCCTGGTGCCACAACCCGGAAGGCATGTCTCCGGAAGTGGACCTGGTGTGGCTGAAAGACCGCTGCGCCGGCTGCGGTCAATGTCTCCAGGAGTGCAGGGCAGGGGCCCTCACCCTGGAACAGGAGACTATTGTCAGGGACAGGGTGCGTTGTACCGGGTGCGGGCATTGTGCCGATGTCTGCCCGGCCCTGGCCCATGAGGTCAGCGGGTGGGAGGCTGAGGCCGCCCAGGTTATGGATGAGGTCAAAAAGGATATGCTCTTTTACGACCAGTCCGGGGGCGGGGTGACCTTTTCCGGAGGTGACCCCCTGTTCCAGCCGGAGTTTTTATCGGAACTGCTCAGGGCCTGCGGGGAACTGGGCATCCACCGGACCGTTGATACCTGCGCCCATACCACACCGGCGCAGATCAAGGACATCGCTGCCCTTACTGATCTTTTTCTCATCGATATCAAGCATATGGACACGGCTGCCCACAAGCGGTTCACCGGAGCGGGCAACGGGCAGATCCTTGAGAACATCCGGTTATTGGCAGGAATGAAAAAGGAGATCCGGTTTCGCATTCCCCTGATAGAGGGGGTGAACAGCGATGCCGCAAATATCGCAGAAACCGGGGCTTTTATAGCAGATGCCGCACCGGGGAGCCGGGTGGACCTGCTGCCCTATCATCGCCTGGCCGGATCCAAATATGCCAAACTGGGAATGGCCATGGTGCATGGGGAATTTTCAGCACAGTTTAACACCCCTGGTCAAGACCGCTTGAAATACTGTGCACAACAGCTTGAAGGATTCGGCCTCAAGGTGACCCTGGGAGGATGA
- a CDS encoding response regulator — protein MKILVIDDEKPTLSMFRLFLAAYGYEVHTASDGEEGLALFNTLRPDIVFTDIRMPGMDGLEVLGRIRRADPDCQVIIITGHGDMNRALDAMDMDASDFINKPVERQALNSALLRAEKRSLGDGNKAFGLALETDSRFASGGNLCRVTGRLTGEGQAALGRVFEGMARGEVLVMDFDPEFSIDRSGMALLTAVLQRAVEKGIHLEMKGLGFNYIRFFEMAGIHKFAKIHPADVQEPGL, from the coding sequence ATGAAAATACTTGTCATTGATGATGAAAAACCGACCCTGTCCATGTTCCGGCTTTTTTTGGCCGCCTATGGCTATGAGGTCCACACGGCCAGCGACGGGGAGGAAGGACTGGCTCTTTTTAATACCCTGAGGCCGGACATCGTATTTACCGATATCCGCATGCCGGGCATGGACGGTCTTGAGGTGCTGGGGCGGATCCGCAGGGCGGATCCGGACTGCCAGGTGATCATCATCACCGGCCACGGAGATATGAACCGGGCCCTGGATGCCATGGATATGGATGCCTCGGATTTCATCAATAAGCCGGTGGAGCGCCAGGCATTGAATTCCGCTTTGCTGAGGGCTGAAAAACGGTCGCTGGGAGACGGAAACAAAGCCTTTGGGCTGGCCCTGGAAACTGACAGCCGTTTCGCATCCGGGGGAAATCTCTGCCGTGTTACAGGGCGGCTCACCGGAGAGGGCCAAGCTGCCCTGGGAAGGGTGTTTGAAGGCATGGCCCGGGGGGAGGTCCTTGTAATGGACTTTGATCCGGAATTTTCCATTGACCGGTCAGGGATGGCACTGCTTACGGCGGTGCTCCAGCGGGCGGTGGAAAAGGGCATCCATCTGGAAATGAAGGGACTGGGATTCAACTATATCCGGTTTTTCGAAATGGCTGGCATCCATAAATTTGCAAAGATTCATCCCGCCGATGTCCAGGAGCCCGGGCTTTGA
- a CDS encoding transporter substrate-binding domain-containing protein, producing MKFFKCVFIFMAVICLMSPSFLFAGEKVILANGDWAPYLGKNLKDGGPTSHVVTLAFKEAGIEVEYKWYGESWKRAYHDALAGQKAHGTLVWSRKPEREKEMFYSEGILIPGRKTVFFHLKDKSFDWKTIDDLKGLKIGGRLGYTYGEAFDAAAEKGLFKLERTDKEIINFKKLIANRLDLVVVGLDVGEALLKKELAAEQAARIVVHPTPVRISGYHLLLTKALPGNEALMKKFDEGFKKLVDKGLFDKIMSGI from the coding sequence ATGAAATTTTTTAAATGCGTATTCATTTTTATGGCTGTGATCTGTTTGATGTCACCATCCTTTCTTTTCGCCGGGGAAAAGGTGATTCTGGCAAACGGGGATTGGGCCCCTTACCTGGGAAAAAACCTGAAGGACGGCGGCCCGACAAGCCACGTGGTCACCCTGGCCTTTAAAGAGGCGGGAATTGAAGTGGAATATAAGTGGTACGGGGAAAGCTGGAAGCGGGCCTATCACGATGCCCTGGCAGGACAGAAGGCCCACGGGACACTGGTCTGGTCAAGAAAACCGGAAAGGGAAAAAGAGATGTTTTATTCCGAAGGAATTTTGATCCCTGGACGAAAAACCGTGTTCTTTCACCTCAAGGACAAATCCTTTGACTGGAAAACCATAGATGATCTCAAGGGGCTTAAAATAGGCGGAAGACTTGGCTACACCTATGGAGAAGCTTTTGATGCGGCCGCTGAAAAAGGCCTGTTCAAGCTTGAGCGGACCGATAAAGAAATTATAAATTTTAAAAAACTCATCGCCAATCGGCTTGACCTTGTGGTGGTGGGGCTGGATGTTGGGGAAGCGCTGCTGAAAAAGGAGTTGGCAGCGGAGCAGGCGGCCCGGATCGTCGTCCATCCCACCCCTGTCCGGATTTCAGGATACCATCTGCTGCTAACCAAGGCCCTTCCAGGAAATGAAGCGCTGATGAAAAAATTCGATGAAGGCTTTAAAAAACTGGTAGACAAAGGCCTTTTTGATAAAATTATGTCAGGAATTTAA
- a CDS encoding glycyl radical protein, translating to MTARIKKLRDISFNAKPSISIERALIETRFYRENAGKYSLPVLRARFFKTLCREKNIYIGEGELIVGERGPAPKAVPTFPELTCHSAQDLHTLNTREMTRYRVDPSDIQNYQKKVIPYWQGRSIRDRIFSKVPENWKKSYEAGMFTEFMEQRAPGHTALDGRIYRLGMAGFKEQIRENIQNLDYLTDPGAPDRFEQLSAMEIACDALILFARRHADLAEQMAGGEADPGRKAELLEIARICRRVPEYPPQTFYEAVQMYWFVHLGTITELNGWDAMSPGHLDQHLDPFYQKGLADGSLDRDRAKELLACLWIKINNHTAPPKVGVTAKESGTYNDFTQINLGGLRADGSDGSSEVSFMALEVADELQLLQPQPSVHISARTPDRLLEAAARVIRKGYGYPSIFNTDTVVMEQVGMGKSVEDAREGGTSGCIETGAFGKEAYILTGYLNVPKILEITLNNGIDPLTGERVGVETGDPAGFHTYEDLYRAFVRQLEYTVDLKIRVNNYIERMYAKYCPAPLLSVVIDGCIETGKDYYDGGPRYNTNYIQCCGIGTVTDSLSAIKTHVFEQNNISMADLLTALENNFKGAEPLRLRLWNRTPFFGNDDDRADAIMQQVYNSLLEAIDGKPNTKGTAYRLNMLSTTCHVYFGKMLGATPNGRFAHTPASDGTSPSHGADRHGPTAVIKSLSKMDQSRSGGTLLNQRFLPSVLSTDKDLKKLCALIRTYFRLGGHHIQFNVVDTATLRAAQQSPDDYRNLLVRVAGYSDYFVDLDRDHQEEIISRTEQALS from the coding sequence ATGACAGCCAGAATAAAAAAATTAAGGGATATCAGTTTCAATGCCAAACCCTCTATTTCCATAGAGCGGGCGTTGATCGAAACCCGGTTTTACAGGGAAAATGCCGGCAAGTATTCACTGCCCGTGTTACGGGCCCGGTTTTTTAAAACCCTTTGCAGGGAAAAAAATATTTATATCGGCGAGGGCGAACTCATTGTGGGTGAACGGGGCCCTGCCCCCAAGGCGGTGCCCACCTTTCCTGAACTGACCTGCCACAGCGCCCAGGACCTGCACACCCTCAACACCCGGGAAATGACCCGGTACCGGGTGGATCCGTCGGATATACAAAACTATCAAAAAAAAGTGATCCCCTATTGGCAGGGGCGGTCCATCAGGGACCGGATTTTTTCCAAGGTGCCGGAAAACTGGAAAAAATCCTACGAGGCCGGAATGTTCACCGAATTTATGGAGCAGCGGGCCCCGGGCCATACGGCCCTGGACGGCCGTATTTACCGCCTGGGGATGGCCGGCTTTAAGGAACAAATCAGGGAGAATATTCAAAACCTGGATTATCTCACCGATCCCGGTGCACCGGACCGGTTTGAGCAGCTGTCCGCCATGGAGATTGCCTGTGACGCCCTGATCCTATTTGCCCGGCGCCATGCCGATCTGGCAGAGCAGATGGCGGGTGGGGAAGCAGATCCCGGACGGAAGGCAGAGCTTTTGGAGATCGCCCGGATCTGCCGCCGGGTGCCTGAATATCCGCCCCAAACATTTTACGAGGCGGTTCAGATGTACTGGTTTGTTCACCTTGGCACCATCACCGAGCTCAACGGCTGGGACGCCATGTCTCCGGGCCACCTGGACCAGCACCTGGATCCCTTTTATCAAAAGGGGCTGGCCGACGGCAGCCTGGACCGGGACCGGGCCAAGGAACTGCTGGCCTGCCTCTGGATCAAGATCAACAACCATACTGCCCCGCCAAAGGTGGGCGTGACGGCTAAGGAAAGCGGCACTTACAACGATTTCACCCAGATCAATCTCGGCGGGCTCAGGGCCGACGGCAGTGACGGCAGTTCAGAGGTGTCCTTCATGGCCCTGGAAGTGGCGGACGAACTGCAGCTGCTCCAGCCCCAGCCTTCGGTGCACATCAGTGCCAGGACCCCGGACCGGCTCCTGGAGGCAGCCGCACGGGTGATCCGCAAGGGATACGGCTACCCCTCCATATTCAATACCGACACCGTGGTTATGGAACAGGTGGGGATGGGAAAAAGCGTCGAAGATGCCAGGGAAGGCGGCACCTCTGGCTGTATCGAGACCGGCGCCTTCGGCAAGGAGGCCTATATTCTCACAGGCTACCTTAACGTGCCCAAGATCCTTGAAATCACCCTGAACAACGGGATTGACCCCCTCACCGGGGAGAGGGTGGGGGTAGAGACCGGTGATCCTGCCGGATTTCACACCTATGAAGACCTCTACCGGGCCTTTGTCCGGCAGCTGGAATATACGGTGGACCTTAAAATCCGGGTGAACAACTACATCGAACGGATGTATGCCAAGTATTGCCCGGCCCCGCTGCTTTCCGTGGTCATTGATGGGTGCATTGAAACCGGCAAGGACTACTACGACGGGGGCCCCAGGTACAACACCAACTATATTCAATGCTGCGGCATCGGCACGGTTACGGACAGCCTCTCTGCCATCAAAACCCATGTATTTGAGCAGAATAATATCTCCATGGCAGACTTGCTCACCGCCCTGGAAAACAATTTTAAAGGGGCGGAACCCCTGCGTCTCAGGCTCTGGAACAGGACCCCCTTTTTCGGGAACGACGACGACCGTGCCGATGCCATCATGCAGCAGGTCTACAACAGCCTTCTGGAGGCCATTGACGGAAAGCCCAATACCAAGGGGACGGCATACCGGCTGAACATGCTGTCTACCACCTGCCACGTCTATTTCGGCAAAATGTTGGGAGCCACTCCAAACGGACGCTTTGCCCATACCCCTGCATCCGATGGAACCTCCCCCTCCCACGGGGCCGACCGCCACGGTCCCACGGCCGTGATCAAATCCCTGAGCAAAATGGACCAGAGCAGATCCGGTGGCACCCTGCTCAACCAGCGGTTTCTGCCCTCGGTGCTTTCCACGGACAAGGATTTGAAAAAACTGTGTGCCCTTATCCGGACCTATTTCAGATTGGGGGGCCACCATATTCAGTTTAACGTGGTGGATACGGCAACCCTCAGGGCGGCCCAGCAGTCGCCGGATGATTACAGAAATCTTCTGGTCCGGGTGGCCGGCTACAGCGATTATTTTGTGGATCTGGACCGGGACCACCAGGAGGAGATCATCAGCCGGACCGAGCAGGCGCTGTCCTAA
- a CDS encoding amino acid ABC transporter substrate-binding protein → MNNKRTLFAIAILMFTALTLATGCNEKEKKQDTALDQIKKAGVITVATSPDYPPFETKDEKGKIVGFDIDLIKAVAEKIGVKTDIKGMPFDRIITEVGKGMVDIGMSGLSITGARKIQVQFSTPYIVTSQVVMVAGSSPIQTLGNMDGKIVAAVKATTAIDSAQLIDGAQLKAVDSLSTAVSLLETGKADAVVLEDAIANTYVSAKGFRILITPLQREEIAVAMGKDKAALQREIDTALSELIEDGTYDRLKAKWQVI, encoded by the coding sequence ATGAATAACAAGCGCACACTTTTTGCAATTGCAATCCTGATGTTCACCGCCTTAACTTTGGCGACCGGATGCAATGAAAAAGAGAAAAAACAGGACACCGCCTTGGATCAGATTAAAAAGGCCGGTGTGATCACCGTGGCCACCAGCCCGGATTACCCGCCCTTTGAAACCAAAGATGAAAAAGGAAAAATCGTAGGCTTTGACATCGATCTGATCAAGGCCGTGGCTGAAAAGATAGGGGTGAAAACCGATATTAAGGGAATGCCCTTTGACCGAATCATTACCGAAGTGGGAAAGGGGATGGTCGATATCGGAATGTCAGGCCTCTCCATCACCGGCGCCAGGAAAATCCAGGTCCAATTCTCCACCCCCTATATTGTCACCTCCCAGGTGGTGATGGTTGCCGGAAGCTCCCCCATCCAAACCCTTGGAAACATGGACGGTAAAATCGTTGCTGCTGTCAAGGCCACCACCGCCATAGATTCGGCCCAGCTCATCGACGGCGCCCAGCTGAAGGCCGTGGACAGTTTAAGCACCGCCGTCTCCCTGCTTGAAACCGGCAAAGCCGACGCTGTTGTCCTGGAGGATGCCATTGCCAACACCTATGTATCGGCCAAGGGGTTCAGAATCCTGATCACCCCGCTTCAGCGCGAGGAGATCGCCGTTGCCATGGGCAAGGACAAGGCCGCCCTGCAGCGGGAAATCGACACGGCCCTCTCTGAGCTGATAGAGGACGGCACCTACGACCGCCTCAAGGCGAAGTGGCAGGTGATCTAG
- a CDS encoding trypsin-like peptidase domain-containing protein, translating into MKKYLIPLAIVLLALPFIGISSAQIYKYKDAQGNWIFTDTPPAGQQSLNTLDGTVDAGNTDLAGRMKKKFRPRTGVETASLSVMTIRSPAGTGSGFFITPTGYIITNKHVIRGSQGDTQRARQQFDKADQQLKDYTAYFSKEKAQLEKIQTYLARFRTYIASLESGALKKNEEAKYAVVEKDYQRRKQIYNQRLREFNSRKNDYQRQKSDFHRRTNTASRARHFTAILKDGSTHDVYLVAVSKQYDLALLKLDRYTTPRLLPAHRGGARQGMPAFAIGSPIGLKDSVSSGIVSGMERGYIQTNAQIYPGNSGGPLVTEEGRVMGINTMKELTRNFEGLGFAIPIGLALQEFSRFISP; encoded by the coding sequence ATGAAAAAATACCTGATTCCCCTGGCTATAGTACTCCTTGCCCTGCCCTTCATTGGCATCTCTTCCGCGCAGATATACAAGTACAAAGATGCGCAGGGCAACTGGATTTTCACCGACACCCCGCCTGCCGGGCAGCAGTCCCTGAATACCCTGGACGGCACCGTTGATGCCGGGAATACGGATCTGGCCGGCCGGATGAAGAAAAAATTCCGCCCGAGGACAGGGGTTGAAACCGCTTCCCTCTCTGTCATGACCATCCGCAGTCCCGCCGGTACCGGTTCAGGATTTTTCATCACCCCCACGGGCTATATCATCACCAACAAACATGTGATCCGGGGCAGCCAGGGCGACACCCAGCGGGCCAGGCAGCAGTTTGACAAGGCCGACCAGCAGCTCAAAGACTATACTGCCTATTTTTCCAAGGAAAAGGCCCAGCTCGAAAAAATCCAAACCTACCTCGCCCGGTTCCGCACCTATATCGCCTCCCTGGAAAGCGGTGCCCTGAAAAAAAACGAAGAGGCGAAATATGCCGTGGTTGAAAAGGACTACCAGCGCCGGAAACAGATTTACAACCAGCGGCTCCGGGAATTCAACAGCCGGAAAAACGACTACCAACGGCAGAAATCGGATTTTCACCGCAGGACCAATACCGCAAGCCGGGCCAGGCATTTCACGGCCATCCTCAAGGATGGTTCAACCCACGATGTCTACCTGGTTGCGGTCAGCAAACAATACGATCTTGCCCTGCTTAAACTGGACCGGTATACAACGCCCCGTCTTTTACCAGCCCACCGCGGCGGCGCCCGCCAGGGCATGCCCGCCTTTGCCATCGGCAGCCCCATCGGCCTGAAGGATTCGGTGTCCTCGGGCATCGTTTCCGGCATGGAACGGGGGTATATCCAAACCAATGCCCAGATCTATCCGGGAAACAGCGGCGGCCCCCTGGTCACCGAAGAGGGCCGGGTCATGGGCATCAATACCATGAAGGAACTGACCCGCAATTTTGAAGGCCTGGGCTTTGCCATCCCTATCGGGCTGGCCCTCCAGGAATTTTCAAGATTCATCTCACCCTAA
- a CDS encoding protein MalT, with translation MAAPCRIVLVTGQAAQGKTTLVADYLAAQEAPSSWFHLNRAASDHGVLFDMLHRGLDREVRASGQAKHPPHITLGSSKDLLRQIETLTTAMGRWEGGTPPGLNLVLDDMESLAPDGSAYEFIEALLRDAPDHVRFFFLSRTIPPLNLSRFKIKKQLITLTNEDLAFTRQEAMAFFRTPIAGEKSSLGGEDIEKILAITEGWAGGLVLVSESMRTDPDLDQLPDRLSSEAFSYFSDEIYRNLAPELRAFLMETSLFDELDTRVLSEFFTDADPCALLEGLERRNLFVRKISPHPRWPVFRYNNLFREFLAADLRATRTGEAICALNEWAGQICWEHRDHDKAVDFFMAAGAHDRVAEIIRIKGTGDLIKGRSELLFEWIQALPAEMTAKDPWLIFFATAARRIKGGKANITAFKQALDLFRDRGDLRGTLLCLAYLIEAAVFIRQPATVILKWIRQGEDALTAMQGKQRYTWARTLLWQQIGLGYITGNGDIPKGISACRNAMLLARGIENRDLLLNASVILTLGFVQSGDFSGAREMLDRISASTGEEPFPEYRALNNITNIDFALKRGELDTAGRLLARAEEDIEKFGLIFLYPGFVEAKAIYHTARGQYDQALQTADHLSDFSILEGNEFYLGVAHRIKAVTWLSQGEYRRAVDAAQAAVRELGRRMRGDIHLNLARQVLGISLFHLGEYGAAVPLLEQVLEYFRGIGSDLSLCETDLVLGLIAVEKGEDGAAWFAEGFEKAVENRYLNFPFLGAGLLGRSLAAAAAAGAVPGGLTAYFNAAKDHSLGGAVKAGITTCLERAGKKEQATLAGRLEPLYRAAQPPVFIRTLGSFRVSLGGRELMPSLFGGAKPLLLLKAMVLKGREEIPKEVLIDSLWPGAAAAAGDKNFKINLHRLRKALEPDPVKNFGYVYIAQKSGRVSLDPDLVRLDTQDFLDAYSQGCRLEAGNEPEKAIDAFDRAWELYGGEYFADDLYLEWVGHHREFYRHKCIEILEKKAALHRQLNQLQAAANTWQAVLTLDCCREEAFRHLMAHYGEAGLKGEVVRLYHQCRAALRSELDAEPDKATLDLLTRYTGGDA, from the coding sequence ATGGCCGCCCCCTGCCGGATCGTTCTGGTAACCGGCCAGGCCGCCCAGGGGAAAACCACATTGGTGGCGGATTATCTTGCCGCCCAGGAGGCGCCCAGCAGCTGGTTCCATCTGAACCGGGCCGCCTCGGACCACGGGGTGTTGTTCGATATGCTCCACCGCGGCCTGGACCGGGAGGTCAGGGCGTCGGGACAGGCTAAACATCCGCCCCACATTACCCTTGGCAGCAGTAAAGACCTGCTCCGGCAGATTGAGACCCTCACCACGGCCATGGGCCGGTGGGAGGGCGGGACCCCACCGGGACTGAACCTTGTCCTTGACGACATGGAGTCCCTGGCCCCGGACGGATCTGCCTATGAATTCATTGAGGCTTTGCTCAGGGATGCCCCGGACCATGTGCGGTTTTTTTTCCTATCAAGAACGATCCCTCCCCTGAACCTGAGCCGGTTTAAAATAAAAAAACAATTGATTACACTCACCAATGAGGATCTGGCCTTCACCCGGCAGGAAGCAATGGCGTTTTTCCGGACGCCCATTGCCGGAGAGAAATCGTCCCTCGGCGGGGAGGACATCGAAAAAATCCTGGCCATCACTGAAGGCTGGGCCGGCGGTCTGGTGCTGGTCTCTGAATCCATGCGCACTGACCCGGATCTGGATCAGCTTCCGGACCGGCTGAGTTCCGAGGCCTTTTCCTATTTTTCCGACGAAATCTACCGGAACCTTGCGCCGGAGTTGAGGGCCTTTCTCATGGAAACCTCCCTCTTTGATGAATTGGACACCCGGGTGCTTTCCGAATTTTTCACGGATGCAGATCCCTGTGCCCTTTTGGAGGGGCTTGAACGGCGAAATCTTTTTGTCAGGAAGATCAGCCCCCATCCCCGGTGGCCGGTGTTCAGGTACAATAATCTGTTCCGGGAGTTTCTGGCCGCGGATCTGCGGGCCACCCGGACCGGCGAGGCGATTTGTGCACTGAATGAGTGGGCCGGACAGATCTGCTGGGAGCACCGGGACCATGACAAGGCCGTTGATTTTTTCATGGCGGCCGGCGCCCATGACAGAGTTGCCGAGATTATACGCATCAAGGGGACCGGCGATCTGATCAAGGGCCGGTCGGAGCTTCTCTTTGAATGGATACAGGCCCTGCCTGCCGAAATGACCGCCAAAGACCCATGGCTTATTTTTTTCGCAACGGCCGCCCGGCGGATCAAGGGAGGGAAAGCCAATATTACCGCATTTAAGCAGGCATTAGACCTGTTCCGGGACAGGGGGGACCTCAGGGGAACCCTGCTTTGCCTGGCCTATCTCATCGAAGCGGCCGTGTTTATCCGGCAGCCGGCCACGGTGATTCTAAAATGGATCCGCCAGGGAGAAGATGCCTTGACGGCCATGCAGGGCAAACAGCGGTATACCTGGGCCAGGACCCTTCTCTGGCAGCAGATCGGCCTGGGCTATATCACCGGCAACGGGGATATACCAAAGGGGATTTCCGCCTGCCGCAACGCCATGCTACTGGCCAGGGGAATTGAAAACAGGGACCTGCTGCTCAATGCATCGGTGATTCTGACCCTGGGCTTTGTCCAGTCCGGAGACTTTTCCGGGGCCAGGGAAATGCTGGACAGAATATCCGCCTCCACCGGAGAGGAGCCTTTTCCTGAATACAGGGCACTGAACAATATCACCAATATCGATTTTGCCCTGAAACGGGGGGAACTGGATACGGCGGGCCGGCTCCTGGCAAGGGCCGAGGAGGATATTGAAAAATTCGGCCTTATTTTCCTTTACCCTGGATTTGTGGAGGCCAAGGCCATTTACCATACTGCCAGGGGACAATACGACCAGGCCCTTCAGACCGCCGATCACCTGTCGGATTTTTCCATCCTCGAAGGCAATGAGTTCTACCTCGGAGTGGCCCACCGCATCAAGGCGGTGACCTGGCTTTCCCAGGGGGAATACCGCCGGGCCGTTGATGCGGCCCAGGCGGCAGTCAGGGAACTGGGGCGGCGCATGCGGGGGGATATCCATCTGAATCTGGCCCGCCAGGTGCTGGGTATTTCCCTCTTCCACTTAGGAGAATACGGGGCTGCAGTTCCTTTGCTTGAACAAGTCCTGGAATATTTCAGGGGCATCGGTTCGGATCTCAGCCTCTGCGAAACGGACCTGGTGCTTGGGCTGATCGCCGTTGAAAAAGGTGAAGACGGAGCCGCCTGGTTCGCCGAAGGATTTGAAAAGGCTGTGGAAAACCGGTATCTCAATTTTCCGTTTCTGGGTGCCGGCCTTCTGGGGCGGTCCCTGGCAGCGGCTGCGGCTGCAGGGGCGGTTCCCGGCGGTTTGACGGCATATTTCAATGCGGCCAAGGACCATAGCCTTGGCGGGGCTGTGAAAGCGGGGATCACCACCTGCCTGGAACGGGCAGGGAAGAAAGAACAGGCGACCCTGGCCGGACGGCTGGAACCCCTTTACAGGGCGGCCCAGCCACCGGTTTTCATCCGGACCCTGGGCAGTTTCCGGGTGAGCCTTGGGGGGCGTGAGCTTATGCCTTCCCTTTTCGGCGGAGCCAAGCCCCTTCTCCTGCTCAAGGCCATGGTGCTCAAGGGGAGGGAGGAGATACCCAAGGAGGTGCTCATTGATTCCCTATGGCCAGGGGCCGCTGCCGCAGCCGGGGATAAAAATTTCAAAATCAATCTCCACCGGTTGAGAAAGGCGCTGGAACCTGATCCGGTAAAAAATTTCGGGTATGTCTATATCGCTCAGAAATCCGGACGGGTCTCCCTTGATCCGGATCTGGTCCGGCTGGATACCCAGGATTTTCTGGACGCCTATTCCCAGGGCTGCAGGCTTGAGGCAGGCAATGAACCGGAAAAGGCCATTGATGCCTTTGACAGGGCCTGGGAATTATACGGGGGCGAATACTTTGCCGATGACCTTTATCTGGAATGGGTGGGCCACCATCGGGAGTTTTATCGGCACAAGTGCATTGAAATTCTGGAAAAAAAAGCCGCGCTTCACCGGCAACTCAACCAGCTTCAGGCGGCCGCAAATACCTGGCAGGCGGTGCTAACCCTGGACTGCTGCCGTGAAGAGGCATTCCGGCATCTCATGGCCCATTACGGGGAGGCCGGGCTGAAAGGGGAGGTGGTGCGCCTGTACCACCAGTGCCGGGCCGCCCTGAGATCCGAACTGGATGCCGAGCCGGACAAGGCCACCCTGGATCTTTTGACAAGATACACAGGCGGCGATGCATAA
- a CDS encoding FadR family transcriptional regulator, with protein sequence MNFTQMVPKKSYEHVVEQIQEAIFEGRIKPGERLPSEMKLKETFNTSRGTIREALRVLEHKGLVAIRTGVKGGAVIKQANSRAMRDGIELLIRHRQVSLEQLAEFRAHLEGYAARKAAEKKDKETLEILNNILEEIRIHVDSRPKDWEEFHRLDARFHKQTAIMADNPLVLANLTAVHENIHVYFHSYLPFSPQLLEEDFNDLCRIARSVAAGDGDAAEAAAQNHIAKFSRLMEGRQD encoded by the coding sequence TTGAATTTTACCCAAATGGTCCCCAAAAAGTCCTACGAACATGTGGTGGAGCAGATCCAGGAGGCCATATTTGAGGGGCGGATCAAGCCCGGGGAACGGCTTCCCTCGGAGATGAAGCTCAAGGAGACCTTCAACACCAGCCGGGGCACCATCCGGGAAGCCCTGAGGGTGCTGGAGCATAAGGGCCTGGTTGCCATCCGTACCGGGGTGAAGGGCGGCGCCGTAATCAAACAGGCGAATTCACGGGCCATGCGGGACGGCATTGAACTGCTCATCCGCCACCGGCAGGTTTCACTGGAACAGCTTGCTGAGTTCAGGGCCCACCTGGAAGGGTATGCGGCGCGGAAGGCGGCTGAAAAAAAAGATAAGGAAACGCTGGAGATCCTCAACAATATTCTGGAAGAGATCCGGATCCATGTTGACAGCCGCCCAAAAGACTGGGAAGAATTCCACAGGCTGGACGCCCGGTTCCACAAACAGACGGCCATCATGGCTGACAACCCATTGGTACTGGCCAACCTCACTGCCGTCCATGAGAATATCCATGTTTATTTTCACTCCTATCTGCCTTTTTCCCCACAACTGCTGGAGGAGGATTTCAACGACCTGTGCCGGATCGCCAGGTCCGTGGCCGCCGGAGACGGCGATGCCGCAGAGGCCGCCGCCCAAAACCACATTGCCAAGTTTTCCCGGCTGATGGAAGGACGGCAAGACTGA